The following are encoded together in the Flavihumibacter fluvii genome:
- a CDS encoding Dabb family protein: MDTKTRREFISETGRATVMGGLGAFPAATWENQLAHKFIHHVFFWLKHPESSEDKKKLLAGLHKLSSVKTIRMFQIGVPAATKRDVIDTTYSVSWLLVFDNPEDQERYQKDPVHLKFVEECSMLWEKVVVYDAVEEG; this comes from the coding sequence ATGGATACCAAAACTCGTCGGGAATTTATTTCCGAAACAGGTCGGGCAACGGTCATGGGTGGATTGGGCGCATTTCCTGCAGCAACCTGGGAAAACCAGTTAGCCCATAAGTTTATTCACCATGTCTTTTTTTGGCTAAAGCATCCTGAAAGTAGCGAAGACAAGAAAAAACTTCTTGCCGGACTTCACAAACTCTCTTCGGTTAAAACCATCAGGATGTTCCAGATCGGAGTTCCTGCGGCGACTAAACGGGATGTTATCGATACAACCTATTCGGTTTCCTGGTTACTGGTTTTTGATAATCCGGAAGACCAGGAAAGGTACCAGAAGGATCCTGTTCACCTGAAATTTGTTGAGGAGTGTAGTATGCTCTGGGAAAAGGTAGTTGTTTATGATGCCGTTGAAGAAGGTTAA
- the pgl gene encoding 6-phosphogluconolactonase, translating to MDPIIHIEPNTEAVAQTAAAFIANRISSVLKYQDRFTIALSGGSTPKRLHEILAKSPYKESIDWNRIHIFWGDERYVPLDDERNNARMAYDTLLNHVVVPEDQVHIMRTDSPDPREAALQYESILHRYFDNSDHSFDLLLLGMGDDGHTLSLFPGTEIVHETKRWCAAFFLQQQDMFRVTITKTIANKSACILFLTTGKAKAPALKQVLQGPVNINLYPAQTIQPEAGELHWIIDSAAAGL from the coding sequence ATGGACCCGATCATCCATATAGAACCCAATACAGAAGCAGTTGCTCAGACAGCTGCTGCCTTTATTGCTAACCGTATCTCCAGCGTTTTGAAATATCAGGACCGTTTTACCATTGCATTGTCAGGTGGCAGCACCCCAAAAAGGTTGCATGAAATTCTCGCTAAGTCGCCATACAAGGAATCTATCGACTGGAACCGTATCCATATTTTCTGGGGTGATGAGCGATATGTACCCCTGGATGATGAGCGTAATAATGCCAGGATGGCCTACGATACACTCCTGAACCATGTGGTTGTACCCGAAGACCAGGTCCATATTATGCGTACCGATTCCCCGGATCCCAGGGAAGCAGCCCTGCAATATGAAAGCATCTTACACCGCTATTTCGATAACAGCGACCATAGTTTTGATCTTCTATTGCTTGGAATGGGTGATGACGGACATACCTTATCCTTATTTCCGGGAACTGAAATTGTACATGAGACCAAAAGATGGTGTGCTGCATTTTTCCTGCAGCAGCAGGATATGTTTCGGGTCACGATCACCAAAACCATCGCCAATAAATCGGCCTGCATTTTGTTCCTTACCACCGGGAAGGCAAAAGCGCCGGCTTTGAAACAAGTACTTCAAGGACCGGTAAATATCAACCTTTACCCGGCCCAAACCATACAGCCAGAGGCCGGCGAGCTCCACTGGATTATCGATTCGGCCGCTGCCGGACTATAG
- a CDS encoding T9SS type A sorting domain-containing protein: MKNRITWTTAETVETKIYEVQRSSDGINFKTIGSVTVSSQNFTNYMFEDEHPLPVGYYQICSISSLGKKTYSAKIKAISTGGNIVIRQGYNTTTLLFKDNTPRDIILVNTNGQKISRTTTTLNQHTFHTSALSKGMYLVVIHAEGGSDIQKIMVL; this comes from the coding sequence ATGAAAAATCGCATAACCTGGACTACCGCTGAAACGGTGGAAACAAAAATATATGAGGTGCAGCGGTCATCAGACGGGATTAACTTCAAGACCATTGGATCGGTAACTGTTTCCAGCCAAAACTTTACCAATTATATGTTTGAAGATGAGCATCCGTTGCCGGTTGGCTATTACCAGATTTGCTCAATTAGTTCATTAGGAAAAAAGACATATTCTGCGAAAATAAAGGCAATATCCACCGGTGGCAATATCGTCATCAGGCAAGGGTATAATACAACAACCTTATTATTTAAAGACAATACACCAAGAGATATTATACTGGTAAACACAAATGGTCAAAAAATCAGCCGGACTACAACAACGCTTAACCAGCACACCTTCCATACCTCTGCTTTAAGCAAGGGCATGTACCTGGTAGTTATTCATGCAGAAGGTGGCAGTGATATTCAAAAAATAATGGTCCTCTGA